Proteins encoded together in one Saimiri boliviensis isolate mSaiBol1 chromosome Y, mSaiBol1.pri, whole genome shotgun sequence window:
- the LOC141582943 gene encoding testis-specific Y-encoded protein 3-like translates to MAEVEVVAEEEADVEREQQDQRAQPGPGPMTPASALEELRAVQLELEPVNARARRAFSQQTEKLERRRKPHLDRRGAIIRGIPGFWANAIGNHPQMSALITDQDEDMLSYMINLEVKETKHPIHVCKIVLFFRSNPYFRNKVVTKEYLVNLTEYRPSNSTPIQWYQHYEREAFRRRHHNCSPNFFNWFSDHNFAGSNRIAESSDRS, encoded by the exons ATGGCGGAAGTGGAAGTGGTGGCCGAGGAGGAAGCCGATGTGGAGCGGGAGCAGCAGGACCAACGGGCACAGCCGGGGCCTGGACCCATGACGCCAGCGTCTGCACTGGAGGAGCTGCGGGCCGttcagctggagctggagcctgTTAATGCTCGAGCCAGGAGGGCCTTTTCTCAGCAGACGGAAAAGCTGGAGCGCAGGCGCAAACCTCACTTGGACCGCAGAGGCGCCATCATCAGGGGCATCCCCGGCTTCTGGGCCAATGCC ATTGGGAACCACCCACAGATGTCAGCCCTGATCACTGACCAAGATGAAGACATGCTTAGCTACATGATCAACTTGGAG GTGAAGGAAACCAAGCATCCTATTCATGTCTGCAAGATCGTGTTGTTCTTTCGGAGCAACCCCTACTTCCGGAATAAAGTGGTTACCAAGGAGTATCTTGTGAACCTCACAG AATACAGGCCTTCTAATTCCACTCCAATTCAGTGGTATCAGCATTATGAACGTGAGGCCTTTCGCCGCAGACACCACAACTGCAGCCCTAACTTCTTCAACTGGTTTTCTGACCACAACTTCGCAGGATCTAACAGGATCGCTGAG TCCTCTGATAGATCATAA